Sequence from the Strix aluco isolate bStrAlu1 chromosome 16, bStrAlu1.hap1, whole genome shotgun sequence genome:
CCCGCTTTGGTACCACCCATCCCCTGATTTCCCCGCGattggggggggggatgtggctGCTCACCCCTCACTGGGGATCGCGCCCCACTGCTGGCCCCAGCGCTGGAAGCCTCTGCCGAGCTCTGGAAGCCATATGCCTCCAAACCAGGCGTCTCAGCTCCCTCTAGggccaaaggaaaggaaaaagcacttCCCAAAATTCCTCCACCTGCTCCTAAAATCCTCAGCTGGAACCAGGCTGTGGAGGGGCCCGGCCCTCCCCAGCTCTGCGGTGCGAGGGGTGTTGGGGTCCCCAACGCTGGTGATGCCCATGGCCACCAACGCGGTGTGAAGCCAGCCCTAGCTGCTTGTGGCCAAGCTCAGAGATGTCAGAACCCTGtacttaaatatttctgttccacCCAGAAATAGCACGGATAAAGCCTTGGGGCGGTGGGCAGACATTCACAGCCTCCAAGAGAGGAAAAAGCCCAAGCGGGGTCCTACCCCGCACCCATCAAACGTCCAGGGAAGCTGGGGGGCTCCTCTGGGGGGACCCCAACCCACTTGGCGAGCAGATGGGGACGGCGGCCACGGAGGAAATAGCTGTTTTCTGGCAGACCTGGAGACCGGTGGCCAGCGAAGGGAGGAAGGGGCCTCCTAGCTTGCCCCTCGGGAGCTCCTCGCCATGTGCAGTGGCTCCGTTCCCAGGCTGAGCTCTCATTTCCTATCGGAAACAACCGCATCTCCTTTCCCTTCGGCTCCCGCCGGAGCCGTCCGGCACCGCACGCCGTGCTGCTGCTCCCCCCTTGCGGGTGGGCTGTCCTCACCGGGGACAGACCCACAGGGTCGAGGCGCTCGTGAAGGAAGGAGAACCCCAAAGACaataaaaaagcaataaaggAGCTTCCTTGGGACTTTTAGGGGTTTATAATGTTTGTGCCATGTCCtgtttcactcctttttttttcccctgtgaggGAAACTGCCAGGGCTGGCTGTCTTGTAGTGGCCAAATTAATCTTTGAGCACCTCGTTAGGACCCTGCCACGGCAGATAATGATGCCTGAGTAAAGCATCTACAACTGAGGATGGAGAAGACTCGCCCAAAACTGGGCAAGGAGGGGTCTCCTCCTGGGACCATCCAACCCCTTCCCCATGTTGCAGTGGAGCCCTTGAAGGGGTTGCCCCTCCTCGGGTTTGCCaagcccccctccccgcctccctctccctccacctcATACACGCAGGAGGGTGCATGCAGGGCTTTTTGCCagcctctctctcccctccattGGCAAAGCTGCCTCATTGAGCAAGAGGGGCCTGACGAGATTTCCGCGAACAAACTTCCTGCAGGGAGCAAAGGGCAGCGGGATCACGTCCCTGCCCGACCACTACCTCCCAGGGAAGATTCAGACAGCGAAGGGACCGCTAACAGCGGccgtggggaggaggaggagggcaaaCCTAGGCTGAAGGAGGTACCTGGGCATGGGGCGAGGtgtggggtgcaggatggggtgTGGGACATCCTTGGAAGAGGATGTCAGTGCTTCTTGTGCTGCCACATCCAACACACTGGTCCTCAGCAGGCCGGGAGCTGGCCCGGTCCTTCAGCTTCCTCACTCTGCCCGCAGACGATGGCAGCCACCACGGTGACCGACTCCGGGGGTGTGAGGATCATCACAGAGGTTATCCCGGCCACAGACCCCCGAGCGGCCCAGCTGACCTCCGGCTCCAGGCCATCCACAGCCACTGGGGCATCGTTTCAAGTCAAAATCTTCAGAAGGGCTCAGCCGAAGGCGCTGGGGGTGAGACGCGGCATTTCAGGGGGACGGGGCACCTCAGGGGCAAAGTGGGGACTGAGTATCCCCAGGGACTGTCCTGCCAGGGCGTGGTGTGACAGTGGGAGCAGGGTGGAACGTGGCTAACAGCAACGGTGATATCCGTCCTTTGCCGGTGCTGGCAGACAGGCAGAGCTTTGAGCCAAGAGTGACCAGGGGGGTTCCTCTCCCCCATCCTTCCTCAGACCATTCACATCTTCACCGGGATCATCCATGTCTGCTTTGGGATCATCCTGACGGCGTCAGAGCACAGGAACCCTTCCCTGCCTGTGGCCAGCGGGATCCTCTTCTGGCTCGGGCTCCTGGTAAGCAGGGACGTGCCTGGCCTTCACCTTCTCGCCATCCGATGAGGACTGGGGAATCTTGGTGGATTGGGGACCAGATCCCGTCACCAGGGCCTCCTCTTACACCCAAATCTTCCGGCTGTCCCCTCTGGGGACGGAGGGAGCGTGCATGAAGCCCTGAACACTGATTTGCAGCAGAAGGGGCAGGGGGAATGTGGAATGGGTGTCTTGCTGCTAACaccctccttcctctcttttccgaGCAGCTCCTGGTCTCAGGCTCTCTGCTGGTGGAAAGTGAAAAAAGAGATAACATCTTGCTGGTAAGGGGGTCCCCTGTGGCCAGGCTGGGAGGGACAAAGTGTCCCCCCATTGCTTTTGCCCCTTCCAGAGGCTGGCAgcacccccctgcagcccagaTTCAACCCGCAGGGGCTAGAGCAAGGCACCCAAGGCCTGTCTCAGCCTTGGGAGGTGCCCAACTCTCTCCCTATCACAATCCTTCACACTTCAGGGCCTCTACAAGACACTTGGGGCCTGGTGAAGTCCTTCTCCGATGATGGGGACAAAAGGTGTCACAGAGGGTGGCTGCCCTGGGTGGCTTCTCCAGGAATATATTTGTCCTGAGTTGAATAATCCAGCTCGGAGGCCCCCTGCTCAGACAGCTCAAACAGAAAGTGCCAGGCAGCCTCTCGCCCAGCTCTGTGGCACCTCGCAGGGGGTCTCTGGCAGGGTGGGTGTCATGCTGTCACCTGCACAGCTCCTGGCCAGAGCAGAagggccagagctgctgctggctgacGTGAGGTGACCCTCACAGGTGAAGACCTGCTGCGTCATCAACATGGGGGTCATCCTGAGCACGCTGGTGGCCACTCTTGTCCACACCACGGCCATCACTCGCAACGTCCCTGACTGCGAGACCAACATGCCGTTCCAGCTGAAACCCGAGTGGTGCTTCAACCTGGAGACCAAGGTAGAGCCTCATGGTCCTGCTCAGGCAGTGGGTCCGAGCCTCCTGACGCAGCACGGGATAAACTGGGCGATTGCCCGTGCAGGGGAGAGGGATGAGAGACGCTGCAGGATCCTTCCGCTCTCCTTCTCGCAGATGCTGAGCAACGGGCTGGATTCCATATTCGTCATCTTCAGCCTCCTGGAGTTCTGCACGGCCGTGGCGGCCCTGGCCTTCGGCTATGACGCCATCAAGCAGCACAAGTACACAAACATGGTGAGGTGGGCCGGGCCCATTGTGGGGCCCCGTCGCAGCTCAGAGCCCTGGGGAGACCTGGGGCACTGGCTCCGGCGTTTCGGTGGGAGCGGGGCAGCGTTAtcctccctcttctttcctctgaGGGGTCACCCCAAGCTGGTGACCCACAGGGGTTTCTCTCTGTGACCCCAAAAGCcgaattttcccctttttcctctcccagGCGCTGTAGCCATGGCCAAGCCCGCAGCTGTCCCCTGCTAAGAACCACCACATGCCTCAGCCCCGCTGCCAGAGCTCGGAGGGGCCTCCCTGGTGCCCGATGGTGAAGCTGGCCGGAGCCTGAGAGGCCTCCACATCCCGGCCCCGGGACGGAGGCCGCTCCCCTCTGTGTGTTTGGCCCCCAGTAAAGGCCTCTTCACCCAGCCCAGGCCACGCATCTCTCCGGGGCTCGCtcagggggcggcgggggcctcACCGGGCCCCCACACCGGGTAGGATGGAGGGGGGAACGGGGACGGTGCAAGGCACCGGACACAAGCCGCCGCGACGACGGGATGATGAGCACCGCCAAGCGCCTGCCCGGCACAAACATGGCGGCCTTCGCTCGGCGCCGTCGGGGAGGCGGGAAGGTGTTGCCCGACACTAAGATGGCggtcgggggggggggctcggcgtCGTCTCGTTTCCTCTTTGAGCATGCGCACGGCCATGCCGGCGTGTCGCGCCTCTGACGTCATCACACGGCGCCACCGGGGAAGGGGCCGCGTGGAGAATGGAGGGGGactgcggggcggccccggccccagaCCCCGAGGAGCccagcggggcggccccggctccGGTCCCGGCCCGACGGCGCCGAAAAGCCGCCAAGAAACGAAAAGAGGCGGCGGCAGCCATCCCGCGGGGCAGGCCCAAGTCGGGGCGGGTGTGGAAGGACCCCGGGAAGAAGAGGTGGGCGCGGGAGGGAGGGTCAggcctcggggcgggggggtggaaGGACACACACACTTTGGCGGGGGTCTCTGGTGGAGGCGGGGCTGTTTGGGGGTTCTGGAGCTTGGGGGGGAGGCTCTGCGGGTGCTTTGCGCGGAGAGTCTGGGGGGGACAGGGCCGTTTTAGGAGTGGGTTGGCTCgggaggggtgtgggaggggCAGAGCTGCTTTGATGGGGCCACGGGGGTGGTTTGTGAGGGCACTCGGGAGCTGTGTGTAGATTTTAGGAAGGACCCAGAGGGGACGGGGCTGGTCTGGGGGAGTCCTGAGCTGAGGGGAAGATTTGGAGGGGATGCAAGGGCTCGGGGCTGCTGTGGGAGGCTTtgaactgggggagtttcacagAGTTCTGGCCTGAGGAGTTCCCGGAGAGGAGCCAGAGCAGGCGAGGCTCTGTGGGGTTCCTGCAAGCCGTGGGGAGCtcagctctgcctcctccagctgctgacGCGGCCCATCTGCCTGCCCAGGTTCTCACACATGATCCAGGACAAGGCCCTTCGCACCTCCTGGGCGCGGAAAATGAAGGAACGGCAGGAGAGGAAGCTCGTCCAGGACCTGGCACGGCAACTGCAGGAGGGGAAACAGAGAGAGCGAGAGGTAACAGGGCTCGGGAGCTGTGCCTGGGGCTCAGGACCCTCCAGGCAGCGTCACCGAGCCCCCTCTGTGCCTGCTGTCCCAGCCCTCAGCTGCAGTTACCTGCTCCCTTCGCTGGGGCGAGCTCAGGGCCGCGTTGCGGGGTTGGGCAGCGACCAGAgacttttccacctctctccatACACGACCCTGCGTGTGTGGGCAGCCGGGACGGTGAATTCCCTGTTGTTGTGCCAAATCCAGGCTGCGACAGTCACATGCTGCAAGTCACTGACTTGGAATAAACTCGTTCAGTCAGTTCAAGCCTCGTGCCGGGGGGGGGAAAGCGCCGCTGGCTTGGCTTTATGCCGCAGATTTTATGCTTGGGCAAGTGGCACTCGTGCTGCTGTagccctgcagctccctgacCGGGGTCGACATCGGCTGCGGGTTGATGCTGGTTTGGGTTTAAGCccagaggaagggagggagggatccACACGGAACGTTTTTACTCCTGTAGGAGAAGAAACGGCGACGGGAGGAGAACCTGAAGCGGCGCCTAGAGAATGAGCGGAAGGCGGAAATTGTTCAAGTGGTGAGTTGTGGCCCCACTGTGGGCTGGGGTTGCTGCGGTGGCCTGGCAGAGCCAGTAGCTTTCAGATCCCAGGCACTGGCCTCCAGTGTGCTCCAGTTCCACTCCCTGGCTCCTCTgaagcactgggaggactggggaAATCCAGCTGAAGCCAGCTGCACCAGGAGGGTGATTTCTCAGCCGAGCAGGGTGGGGACAGCTTCTCGAAAACCAGGGAGTGGGTCACCTTGGGGATCGGTGGCCCACGGGGCAACAGAGCAGGGGAAATGGCGTCAAGGGGAATCCAGGCACATGGGGCTTTCCTGGGAAGTCTGGAAGAGACCCGGGAGCTTGGGGTGGATATGGGGAAGAGCTGGGCAGCCACGTGGTGGTGGTGAGGATGGGGTTAACCTGTCCCCTCCGACACCAGAGCTGGGGCAACTTGGAGATGCTCCCGGGGAGGAGTTTTAGGATAAATCTGATCAGGAGCTGGATGGCTTTGTGTCCAGACTTCAGTCAGCGTTACGCTTCAGTGGTGGGAGGAAGATGATCCCATCCCTGCCTGGCTCCCCCCTCAGTGTGATCTCTGTGCCTGAAAGCCCCTtctttccccctcacccccctccccagatCCGGAACCCGCTGAAGCTCAAGCGGGCAAAGAAGAAGCAGCTGCGGCGGGTGGAGAAGCGGGACACGCTGGCCCTGCTCCAGAAAACACCCGTGCGACGCAAAACAGCCACGGAGTGAGATGGGAGACGAGGCATCGTGATGCCCGGCCTGGGCAGCTGGGATTTCTGTGGGTCCCACTTCTCTCCGGGGGTGTTTCCTCGGCTCGGTGGGCAGGAGTGGCTGCCCGGGCCCTTGTGGTTGGACAGACAGCAGGACAAAGCTGGGGTGGGTGACACAATGCCATGACCCACAGGAACCGGCTGCTGTATCCACCCTACCCTGCCCTGTGAAGTTGGGGTGTTGCTGAGGGCTTGGGACTGGAAGAA
This genomic interval carries:
- the CCDC86 gene encoding coiled-coil domain-containing protein 86 yields the protein MEGDCGAAPAPDPEEPSGAAPAPVPARRRRKAAKKRKEAAAAIPRGRPKSGRVWKDPGKKRFSHMIQDKALRTSWARKMKERQERKLVQDLARQLQEGKQREREEKKRRREENLKRRLENERKAEIVQVIRNPLKLKRAKKKQLRRVEKRDTLALLQKTPVRRKTATE
- the LOC141930724 gene encoding membrane-spanning 4-domains subfamily A member 15-like — protein: MAATTVTDSGGVRIITEVIPATDPRAAQLTSGSRPSTATGASFQVKIFRRAQPKALGTIHIFTGIIHVCFGIILTASEHRNPSLPVASGILFWLGLLLLVSGSLLVESEKRDNILLVKTCCVINMGVILSTLVATLVHTTAITRNVPDCETNMPFQLKPEWCFNLETKMLSNGLDSIFVIFSLLEFCTAVAALAFGYDAIKQHKYTNMAL